Proteins encoded in a region of the Procambarus clarkii isolate CNS0578487 chromosome 28, FALCON_Pclarkii_2.0, whole genome shotgun sequence genome:
- the LOC138369320 gene encoding testis-expressed protein 13D-like, with product MENRTSAEPQGTSRSHKELHGATRSFTEPQGASRSHKGLHGATRGFTEPQGASRSHKELHGATRGFTEPQGASRSHRELHGATGGFTEPQGASRSHRGLHGATGGFTEPQGASLSHRGLHGATGGFTEPQGASRSHRGLHGATGGYTELHGATRGFTEPQGASRSHKGLHGATRASTKPQGGFTEPQGASRSHKRLHGATRGFTEPQGAPRSHKGLHAATRGSTEPQGAPRSHKGLHGATRGSTEPQGAPLSHKGLHGATRGSTEPQGAPRRHKGLHGATRDFTEPQEASRSHKRLHGATRGFTEPQEASRSNKRLHGATRGFTEPQKASRSHKGLHGATRGSTEPQEAPRSHKRLHGATRGFTEPQEASRQK from the coding sequence ATGGAAAATAGGACAAGTGCGGAGCCACAAGGAACGTCACGGAGCCACAAGGAGCTTCACGGAGCCACAAGGAGCTTCACGGAGCCACAAGGGGCTTCACGGAGCCACAAGGGGCTTCACGGAGCCACAAGGGGCTTCACGGAGCCACAAGGAGCTTCACGGAGCCACAAGGAGCTTCACGGAGCCACAAGGGGCTTCACGGAGCCACAAGGGGCTTCACGGAGCCACAGGGAGCTTCACGGAGCCACAGGGGGCTTCACGGAGCCACAGGGGGCTTCACGGAGCCACAGGGGGCTTCACGGAGCCACAGGGGGCTTCACTGAGCCACAGGGGGCTTCACTGAGCCACAGGGGGCTTCACGGAGCCACAGGGGGCTTCACGGAGCCACAGGGGGCTTCACGGAGCCACAGGGGGCTTCACGGAGCCACAGGGGGCTACACGGAGCTTCACGGAGCCACAAGGGGCTTCACGGAGCCACAAGGGGCTTCACGGAGCCACAAGGGGCTTCACGGAGCCACAAGGGCCTCCACGAAGCCACAAGGGGGCTTCACGGAGCCACAAGGGGCTTCACGGAGCCACAAGAGGCTTCACGGAGCCACAAGGGGCTTCACGGAGCCACAAGGGGCTCCACGGAGCCACAAGGGGCTCCACGCAGCCACAAGGGGCTCCACGGAGCCACAAGGGGCTCCACGGAGCCACAAGGGGCTCCACGGAGCCACAAGGGGCTCCACGGAGCCACAAGGGGCTCCACTGAGCCACAAGGGGCTCCACGGAGCCACAAGGGGCTCCACGGAGCCACAAGGGGCTCCACGGAGGCACAAGGGGCTCCACGGAGCCACAAGAGACTTCACGGAGCCACAAGAGGCTTCACGGAGCCACAAGAGGCTTCACGGAGCCACAAGAGGCTTCACGGAGCCACAAGAGGCTTCACGGAGCAACAAGAGGCTTCACGGAGCCACAAGAGGCTTCACGGAGCCACAAAAGGCTTCACGGAGCCACAAGGGGCTCCACGGAGCCACAAGAGGCTCCACGGAGCCACAAGAGGCTCCACGGAGCCACAAGAGGCTTCACGGAGCCACAAGAGGCTTCACGGAGCCACAAGAGGCTTCCCGCCAGAAATAA